A single window of Nicotiana sylvestris chromosome 5, ASM39365v2, whole genome shotgun sequence DNA harbors:
- the LOC138868499 gene encoding uncharacterized protein, with the protein MLCCKCLHMLNLLKKTLSSKRKLEEVYVVMLTEKCSATLQNKLSQKLGDPGSFTIPCTLGGVYFEKALCDSGASINLMPFSIFRKVDLGEMKDLGVSLQFANQSTKKPKGIIENVLVRVDTFVFPVDFIVLEMKECPDEPIILGRQFLATGRAIIDVHQGQLILES; encoded by the coding sequence ATGCTTTGTTGCAAATGCCTTCATATGctaaatcttttaaaaaaaactttGTCAAGCAAAAGGAAATTGGAAGAAGTTTATGTGGTAATGCTTACTGAAAAATGCAGTGCTACACTTCAAAACAAGCTATCACAAAAACTTGGTGATCCTGGTAGTTTTACCATTCCATGCACTCTGGGAGGAGTATATTTTGAAAAAGCACTTTGTGATTCTGGAGCTTcaataaatttgatgccattttCTATCTTTAGAAAAGTGGATCTTGGTGAAATGAAAGATCTAGGTGTTTCTCTTCAGTTTGCAAATCAAAGTACTAAGAAACCTAAAGGAATAATTGAAAATGTGCTTGTAAGAGTAGATACGTTTGTTTTCCCTGTAGATTTTATAGTACTTGAAATGAAAGAATGTCCCGATGAACCGATAATTTTGGGTAGACAATTTCTTGCTACAGGAAGAGCAATCATAGATGTTCATCAAGGGCAACTAATCTTAGAGAGTTGA